The genomic DNA GCGAGACCGCACAGAAGCGGCCACACGATCGCGGCGTGATCGCCGGCTGCGACGCCCAGGCGCGTGTGCCCGTCGATGATGCGCGCCGAGCGCGACGCGATCGACACATCCGCCAGGAGACCGGCGACGAGACCCGCGCCAACGGCCGGCCCCTGCATGGCGGACACGATCGGCTTCGAGCAGTTGACCAGGTTGTAGACGAGGTCCCGGGCTTCCTTCCACACCCGCGTGAGGGTGTTGAAGTCCTCCGTCATCTCCTTCACGAGGTCGAGATCTCCGCCCGACGAGAAGGCCTCGCCCGCGCCGCGGATAATGACCGCCGAGACGTTCGGATCGGAATCGATGTCGCGCCAGATGCGAACCAGCTCGCCATGCATGATCTCGTCGGCGGAATTGAGCCGGCCGGGATTCTCCATGGTGATCCGCAGGACGCGGTCTTCCGGCCAATCGAACTTCAACCGGCGATAGCTGTCATAGGGGCCGCTCATATCTTCTTCTCCCGATCTTTCCAGTAGGGCTCTCGCAGGATGTTCTTCTGAATTTTTCCGATCGGAGTCTTCGGAAACTCCGCCACGAACTTCACGACGCGTGGCCGCTT from Microvirga sp. TS319 includes the following:
- a CDS encoding enoyl-CoA hydratase/isomerase family protein, which codes for MSGPYDSYRRLKFDWPEDRVLRITMENPGRLNSADEIMHGELVRIWRDIDSDPNVSAVIIRGAGEAFSSGGDLDLVKEMTEDFNTLTRVWKEARDLVYNLVNCSKPIVSAMQGPAVGAGLVAGLLADVSIASRSARIIDGHTRLGVAAGDHAAIVWPLLCGLAKSKYYLLLCEPVTGEEAERIGLVSLCVDDAQLHDKALEVAKKLAAGSPTAIRWTKYALNNWLRMAGPTFDTSLALEFMGFKGPDVQEGLASLREKRRPNFTKDCPL